The region ACGTGGCTAGGCACCAGGTGGAAGCTGCTGGCGCTGAGGTGCAGGAAGGTACTGGAGCTGGGGTCGCGGCGTACACAGCGCCCGTGCCCATGGCACTGGGCCCAGCTGCAATACTGGGCAGCCCAGGACACGTTGACTACGTAGGGGACCAGCAGCCGCGTCAGGTAATCCTTGAGGTACTGGCAGGTCTCCTGAGGGCAAAGGCCAGGGATCAGGGTCAGCGGCCTCAGCCCACAGGCCCGGATGGAAACTCTTCTGTTCTTGTAGCagcacacacgtgtacacataCATGCGTGCTTGAGCCCTTACCGCCCCTGTTCCCACTGAGAAGGGCGGAGGGGACAGAGACGAGCCCGGcagggcagctggggctgggggagggtgcAACTCTTAAGGCTGTTCAGGACAGTATGACTCCTTTCCTGGGAATAGGGGAGGAGCCCTTTCTTCTCTGTTGGGACCAGAGAGGCCTTGGGTGGGAGACAGACAAGGGGCCCAGACTAGGTTGGTTTGCTCACCTGGAGGTTGGCAGCCCAAAGCTGCaactctctccccgcccccctgcagACTCCACTCCGTCTTACTCACCGTGCTGGTGGTGTAGCCTGCGTCGCCCCAGAGGATGACCCCGGCTGCGCCCAGGGCTGCACTCTCACCAATGGTGGAGATGAGATCCATCTGTGTGGGAGGAGGGCGGTCACTGGGGAGACTGAGACCACAGGGTGAGGACAGGACAAGCTGGACGGGCCCCCCACCCTGTTCTGCCATGCTGGTCCCCTCAACCCAGTACCCCTTCCCACCATCAGGCagaggctgtttcactttctcgTTAGATGTGCAAGCCGTTTGCACTCCTACTTTAGCTTCTGTTTCCCAAGCCACTGGCCCACTTGAATCTAGGATGTATCTCTCAGGATGGACTCCCAcgtccctgctctgccctggaTGTGCTGGGAAGCTTTGAGCAAATTTCTCAGCATCTCTGGATCTCGATTCTCTTATCTGcaagatggagatgatgatgcCATCCTTTCacaaggtcagagagagaatgacGGGAGGGGATGGAGAGCAGCTAGCCAGCTAGGGCACAGGAGGCCCCCCGCTATCCCAACCCCACAGTGCTTgggcggggcggggagaaggCAGGGGCCGGCACGTACCTCGCTAAGCCCTGTGAGCCTGCGGCTATAGGTGGGTCGCGTGAAGACGTAGACCGGGAGCGCGTGGTTGGCATGGTGGGTGTGAGCCACGCGGAGGGCCTCCTGAACGCGGAAGCTGACAAAGTTGCGGCCGTGGGTGGAGGACGCCAGTGTCTCGTCCAGGTAGACCGAGGGGAAGAGGGCTGTGCTCTCGGCCCACAGCCAGGCCAGCTGGTCGTTTCGGGAGACCTCAACATCAGGGCAGCGGCCGGTATAGGTGTCCCAGTTCTGCACGTAGTCGTGGTTGTAACAGTCGGGGAAGAGGTAGAAGCCCCAGAGGTGCCGCGGCCGCACTGCCTTGACAAAGCGCAGCGTCTCCAGCATGAACTGGCGGGCCGCAAACTCAAACTCGTACTGCGCCTGCTTGACCACACGGTCTGCTGGCCAGTCAGGGTGGCGAATGGACACCAACTGGCGTGACGACTGGCGGTATATGTCCTTGTCCTGCCAGTTGCGCACCCACACAGGCCGCCAGTCCTCCCAGTCGATGACTGCCAGGCCTGCAGGCTCCTGTGTACGGATGTAGTGCTCCACGTGCTCCTGCAGCATCTTCAGATGTGCCCAGAGGCTGCCATTCTGTGGCACGCCCCCATGCACAGACCTCCCCACGGAATTGAAGTGTGGATACAGGCCCAGCCGGTCATGGTAGAAGATGGTGATGTTCTGGTTCACAAAACCCTCATTAGGTGAGGCCTGCACATCAAAGGCCTTCAGGTCCAGTGGTACCTTGAGGCGAGGGCCACAGTCTTGTGTGGGGACATCCCATGCTACCACGAAGGGCCGGCCGGTGAAGATGGGTGGTGCTGTGGGCTTGAGCTGGGTGGCCCATGCCACCAACACCAGGGCCAGTGTGACGGCAGGGCCCAGGCCTGCCCACATGCTGGGGGCTGCAGGAAGACGGTGTCACCTGCCTGGCACCAGCTCAGGAACTGGGGGAAAGATGGGAGAGAGCAAGTTAGTCTATAGAATCCTGGAGGTGCCCACCCCAAACCCATTCACACTCCCACAGTCCAGGCTGTGTGGGACACTGTGCCCAGGGCTGTTC is a window of Zalophus californianus isolate mZalCal1 chromosome 1, mZalCal1.pri.v2, whole genome shotgun sequence DNA encoding:
- the LOC113918067 gene encoding hyaluronidase-2 isoform X2, whose translation is MWAGLGPAVTLALVLVAWATQLKPTAPPIFTGRPFVVAWDVPTQDCGPRLKVPLDLKAFDVQASPNEGFVNQNITIFYHDRLGLYPHFNSVGRSVHGGVPQNGSLWAHLKMLQEHVEHYIRTQEPAGLAVIDWEDWRPVWVRNWQDKDIYRQSSRQLVSIRHPDWPADRVVKQAQYEFEFAARQFMLETLRFVKAVRPRHLWGFYLFPDCYNHDYVQNWDTYTGRCPDVEVSRNDQLAWLWAESTALFPSVYLDETLASSTHGRNFVSFRVQEALRVAHTHHANHALPVYVFTRPTYSRRLTGLSEMDLISTIGESAALGAAGVILWGDAGYTTSTETCQYLKDYLTRLLVPYVVNVSWAAQYCSWAQCHGHGRCVRRDPSSSTFLHLSASSFHLVPSHVPGEPQLRPEGELSWADLNYLQTHFRCQCYLGWGGEQCQWDHTRAAGGARGAWAGSFLTGSLAVAALALTWTL